The Triticum aestivum cultivar Chinese Spring chromosome 3A, IWGSC CS RefSeq v2.1, whole genome shotgun sequence genome includes a region encoding these proteins:
- the LOC123060604 gene encoding B-box zinc finger protein 22 has translation MKVLCSACEAAEARVVCCADEAALCARCDRDVHAANRLAGKHHRLPLLSAASNPPAVSAPNCDICQEGHAYFFCVEDRALLCRSCDVAVHTANAFVSAHRRFLLTGVQVGLEPDEQEESVPEPEPEPQPPNNASSAPLPPPMCHRKRSPTPLYSDGDIDWAAGSDVGITGNLPDWSVIDEQFGSATPAMRPAEPEVIKAPPKKSPRVAVTAASAALFGGSMPDWPLDEFFGFTEFNSGFGFAENGTSKADSGKLSSPNRGSLSSSSSGNAAQNAQDFFGQVPEVQWSRSTMPELPSPPTASGLHWQGDPRYGSAADSAAVFVPDICSPENPFRCFAAGADQQLKRRRRC, from the exons ATGAAGGTCCTCTGCTCCGCGTGCGAGGCGGCCGAGGCGCGCGTGGTCTGCTGCGCCGACGAGGCCGCCCTCTGCGCGCGCTGCGACCGCGACGTGCACGCCGCCAACCGCCTCGCCGGCAAGCACCACCGCCTACCCCTCCTCTCCGCCGCATCCAACCCGCCCGCCGTGTCCGCGCCGAACTGCGACATATGCCAG GAGGGCCACGCCTACTTCTTCTGCGTGGAGGACCGCGCGCTGCTCTGCCGGAGCTGCGACGTCGCCGTGCACACCGCCAACGCCTTCGTCTCCGCGCACCGGAGGTTCCTCCTCACAGGCGTCCAGGTCGGCCTCGAGCCCGACGAACAAGAAGAATCAGttccggagccggagccggagccgcaaCCGCCCAACAACGCCTCGTCGGCTCCCCTGCCACCGCCGATGTGCCACCGGAAGAGGAGCCCAACGCCGCTCTACAGCGACGGAGACATCGACTGGGCGGCCGGCTCGGACGTCGGCATCACCGGGAACTTGCCCGACTGGTCTGTCATCGATGAGCAGTTCGGCAGCGCTACCCCGGCGATGAGGCCCGCGGAGCCGGAGGTAATCAAAGCCCCTCCGAAGAAGAGCCCCCGGGTGGCCGTCACGGCGGCGAGCGCAGCACTTTTTGGCGGGAGCATGCCGGACTGGCCGCTGGACGAGTTCTTCGGGTTCACCGAGTTCAACTCGGGCTTCGGATTCGCCGAAAATGGCACGTCCAAG GCCGACAGCGGGAAGCTCAGCTCGCCGAACCGCGGAtcgttgtcgtcctcctcctccggcaacgCCGCCCAGAACGCGCAAGATTTCTTCGGCCAGGTGCCGGAGGTCCAGTGGTCGAGGTCGACCATGCCGGAGCTCCCCTCCCCGCCCACGGCCTCAGGCCTCCACTGGCAGGGAGACCCGCGTTACGGCTCTGCCGCCGATAGCGCGGCCGTGTTCGTGCCGGACATCTGCTCCCCGGAGAACCCCTTCCGGTGCTTCGCAGCCGGCGCCGATCAGCAGCTCAAGCGCCGGCGGCGATGTTAA